One genomic segment of Syngnathus acus chromosome 1, fSynAcu1.2, whole genome shotgun sequence includes these proteins:
- the lsm6 gene encoding U6 snRNA-associated Sm-like protein LSm6 — MSLRKQTPSDFLKQIIGRPVVVKLNSGVDYRGVLACLDGYMNIAIEQTEEYVNGQLKNKYGDAFLRGNNVLYISTQKRKV; from the exons ATGAGTCTCAGAAAGCAGACACCCAGTGACTTCCTGAAGCAAATCATCGGCAGACCGGTGGTAGTCAAGCTGAACTCGGGCGTCGATTACCGAG GTGTCCTCGCCTGCCTGGATGGTTACATGAACATCGCCATTGAGCAGACTGAGGAGTATGTCAACGGGCAGCTCAAGAACAAGTACGGTGATGCCTTTCTAAGAGGAAACAATG TTCTTTATATCAGCACACAGAAGAGGAAAGTCTAG